One window from the genome of Serinibacter salmoneus encodes:
- a CDS encoding APC family permease: MTNTLHRRLGTPGAVAIGLGAMLGAGVFSVFTPAAGAAGAALPLAVVLAALVAVLNATATAQLARQYPVAGGAYVYGRKRLGEWPGFLAGWGFLIGKTASCAAIAWTLGAYALPGHERWVALAAVAVLTLLALGGVTRTAGASMIIAGAVILALLAVIALGWAGVISGRMADGAAAPLPSGGTWYGVLQAAGLVFFAFAGYARVATLGEEVVDPARTIPRAIAISLSVVLVIYLALAVLLDRALGADLATALTPIADLIAPVLGTGGEVAVRIVATVACAGSLLALMAGISRTTVAMGRTGDLPRAVARISDRGVPTRAELLVGVVVAAAVLTVDLRGMVAFSSFGVLLYYAVANLAAFTQAREDRFVPRAVNAVGALLCGVLVVTLPLSGSLVGLGVLALGVGWRLLTRSRAPRRAA, encoded by the coding sequence GTGACGAACACCCTCCACCGACGCCTGGGTACCCCCGGCGCGGTCGCCATCGGACTCGGCGCCATGCTCGGCGCGGGTGTCTTCTCCGTCTTCACCCCCGCGGCCGGTGCGGCGGGAGCCGCGCTGCCCCTCGCCGTCGTGCTCGCGGCCCTGGTCGCCGTGCTCAACGCGACCGCCACCGCCCAGCTTGCCAGGCAGTACCCGGTGGCCGGTGGCGCGTACGTGTACGGCCGCAAACGCCTGGGCGAGTGGCCGGGTTTCCTCGCCGGTTGGGGCTTCCTCATCGGCAAGACCGCCTCCTGCGCCGCGATCGCGTGGACGCTGGGCGCCTACGCCCTACCCGGCCACGAGCGTTGGGTGGCACTCGCTGCCGTCGCGGTCCTCACCCTGCTCGCCCTGGGCGGCGTGACCCGCACCGCGGGCGCCTCGATGATCATCGCCGGCGCCGTGATCCTCGCCCTCCTGGCCGTGATCGCCCTCGGGTGGGCTGGAGTGATCTCGGGTCGGATGGCCGACGGCGCAGCCGCACCCCTCCCGTCCGGCGGCACCTGGTACGGGGTGCTGCAGGCGGCGGGTCTGGTGTTCTTCGCGTTCGCGGGGTACGCGCGGGTGGCCACCCTAGGGGAGGAGGTGGTGGACCCGGCCCGCACCATTCCCCGCGCCATCGCGATCAGCCTGAGCGTGGTCCTGGTGATCTACCTGGCGCTGGCGGTGCTCCTGGACCGGGCGCTGGGTGCGGACCTCGCCACCGCGCTCACCCCGATCGCCGACCTCATCGCTCCGGTGCTGGGGACCGGCGGCGAGGTCGCGGTGCGGATTGTGGCGACCGTGGCCTGCGCGGGGTCCCTGCTGGCCCTGATGGCGGGCATCAGCCGCACCACCGTGGCGATGGGCCGCACCGGCGATCTGCCCCGTGCCGTCGCCCGCATCTCCGATCGCGGGGTGCCCACCCGGGCCGAACTGTTGGTCGGTGTGGTCGTGGCCGCCGCTGTGCTGACGGTGGACCTGCGCGGCATGGTCGCCTTCTCCAGCTTCGGGGTGTTGCTGTACTACGCGGTGGCGAACCTCGCCGCGTTCACCCAGGCCCGCGAGGACCGGTTCGTGCCCCGCGCCGTGAACGCGGTCGGCGCGCTGTTGTGCGGGGTGCTGGTGGTGACCCTGCCGCTCAGTGGGTCGCTGGTCGGCCTCGGGGTGCTGGCGCTGGGGGTGGGGTGGCGGCTGCTGACGCGATCCCGGGCGCCTCGGCGCGCCGCGTGA
- a CDS encoding DNA-formamidopyrimidine glycosylase family protein: protein MPELPEVEALGAFLTQNAAGRRVVDTHVASMGALKTVEPPLEALVGRTLVGAQRYGKWLAVRTDASAPDTTDTTDTTDTTDTTDTTDTEPLYLVFHLARAGWLRWQDSMPPAEARTGKPMGRAAGALALRVWLEEGGFDLTEAGTRKSLAVYVVRDPTDVPRIASLGFDPVGLSVEELVPKLRVAAKVRNQRIKAALRDQHLIAGIGNAYSDEILHAAKISPFALTGTMREEELQRIAEAVHDVLGGAIETSRGFPAPALKDAKRRAMAVHGRTGEECPVCGDVVREVAFTDSSMQYCATCQTDGRILADRRLSRLLR from the coding sequence ATGCCGGAGCTCCCCGAGGTCGAGGCGCTGGGCGCGTTCCTCACGCAGAACGCGGCCGGGCGGCGCGTGGTGGATACCCACGTCGCCTCCATGGGTGCGCTGAAGACCGTCGAACCGCCGCTGGAGGCGCTCGTGGGGCGCACGCTCGTGGGGGCGCAGCGCTACGGCAAGTGGCTGGCCGTGCGCACCGACGCCTCCGCCCCAGACACCACCGACACCACCGACACCACCGACACCACCGACACCACCGACACCACCGACACCGAGCCGCTCTACCTCGTCTTCCACCTCGCGCGCGCCGGGTGGCTGCGCTGGCAGGACTCGATGCCGCCCGCCGAGGCCCGCACCGGCAAGCCGATGGGTCGCGCCGCCGGAGCGCTCGCGCTGCGGGTGTGGCTGGAGGAGGGCGGATTCGACCTGACCGAGGCCGGGACCCGCAAGAGCCTCGCGGTCTACGTGGTGCGTGACCCCACCGACGTCCCACGGATCGCCTCGCTCGGCTTCGACCCGGTGGGCCTGAGCGTCGAGGAACTCGTGCCGAAGTTGCGGGTGGCGGCCAAGGTCCGCAATCAGCGGATCAAGGCGGCGCTGCGCGATCAGCACCTCATCGCGGGGATCGGGAACGCCTACAGCGACGAGATCCTGCACGCCGCGAAGATCTCCCCGTTCGCACTGACCGGGACGATGCGCGAGGAGGAGCTGCAACGCATCGCCGAGGCGGTGCACGACGTGCTCGGCGGCGCCATCGAGACCTCCCGCGGCTTCCCGGCCCCCGCGCTGAAGGACGCCAAGCGCCGCGCGATGGCGGTGCACGGGCGCACCGGGGAGGAGTGCCCGGTGTGCGGGGACGTGGTGCGCGAGGTCGCCTTCACCGACTCCTCGATGCAGTACTGCGCCACCTGCCAGACCGACGGCCGCATCCTCGCCGACCGCCGCCTGTCCCGCCTGCTGCGCTGA
- a CDS encoding DUF4129 domain-containing protein, which yields MRTGWSTAQSRLALAAVGLVVLTLAVLGAALRGPLEIVPRGGTIDPRSGEIATLAPMPTPTDEQTDELGIEGVQPTAPVLEIPSWVAWVAGGLALLFVVTLLVLILRAVLARDSRTQEFDEDVTGEASAAPAPLDLTAPLADAAQALRSCAAPRDAVQAAWVALEQRASAAHLARGASQTPTEFASRLTGATAADPDAVDALRRLYLAARFGEHPVGAESVAAAQAALDRIGATWRDSSERPEAPQTRSAPARDRAGGER from the coding sequence ATGAGAACGGGGTGGTCGACGGCGCAGTCTCGCCTCGCGCTGGCCGCCGTCGGTCTCGTGGTCCTCACCCTGGCGGTGCTCGGTGCGGCCCTGCGCGGGCCGCTGGAGATCGTGCCGCGGGGCGGCACCATCGACCCGCGGAGTGGCGAGATCGCCACCCTGGCGCCGATGCCCACCCCGACCGACGAGCAGACGGACGAGCTCGGCATCGAGGGGGTCCAACCGACCGCTCCGGTGCTGGAGATCCCCTCGTGGGTGGCCTGGGTGGCCGGCGGTCTCGCCCTGCTGTTCGTGGTGACGTTGCTGGTGCTGATCCTGCGGGCCGTGCTCGCCCGTGACTCCCGGACGCAGGAGTTCGACGAGGACGTCACCGGGGAGGCCTCGGCCGCGCCGGCACCCTTGGACCTGACGGCGCCGCTGGCGGATGCCGCCCAGGCGCTGCGCTCGTGTGCGGCACCCCGCGACGCCGTGCAGGCGGCCTGGGTCGCGCTGGAGCAGCGCGCCTCGGCGGCCCACCTCGCGCGGGGCGCCAGCCAGACGCCCACCGAGTTCGCCTCCCGCCTGACCGGCGCGACGGCGGCCGATCCCGATGCCGTGGACGCGCTGCGTCGGCTCTACCTCGCGGCGCGCTTCGGTGAGCACCCGGTGGGCGCGGAGTCCGTGGCGGCTGCGCAGGCCGCGCTCGACCGCATCGGCGCGACGTGGCGGGACTCATCGGAGAGGCCCGAGGCGCCTCAGACCCGCAGTGCACCCGCCCGCGACCGTGCCGGTGGTGAGCGATGA
- a CDS encoding GDSL-type esterase/lipase family protein, translating to MSDPVTARVPAPPLRIALVGDSLAAGVVDVGTDARQPTFADYLARGVRASGSPAVLTSTAWPGADASDGLTRQVPMALDARPAVAFVWLGLNDLLRFAFDAQAVADAVADSCAALAAAGARVGTASMPLPTDALPFPGWGLRRICERVTRLNEAIAARSAAAGHLHLDLRVTCGDLGRRELVGVDGIHLSALSHRRVAAGYARMLHAEGIVDTAARDAVVALAGEGDRPGAGVTRRDQAAWVMTRGASYAARRLTGLTRRAEAPGIASAAATPPPAPAPRGRPATH from the coding sequence GTGAGTGACCCGGTCACGGCCCGCGTGCCGGCGCCACCGCTGCGCATCGCCCTGGTGGGGGACTCCCTGGCCGCGGGGGTGGTGGACGTCGGCACGGATGCGCGCCAGCCCACCTTCGCGGACTACCTCGCCCGCGGCGTGCGGGCCTCGGGCAGCCCGGCGGTGCTCACCTCCACGGCCTGGCCGGGCGCGGACGCCTCGGACGGCCTGACGCGGCAGGTCCCGATGGCGTTGGACGCCCGGCCCGCAGTCGCGTTCGTGTGGCTCGGCCTGAACGACCTGCTGCGGTTCGCCTTCGACGCGCAGGCGGTGGCCGACGCCGTGGCCGACTCGTGCGCGGCACTCGCCGCGGCCGGGGCGCGAGTGGGGACCGCGAGCATGCCGCTGCCCACCGATGCGCTGCCGTTCCCCGGGTGGGGGCTGCGGCGCATCTGTGAGCGGGTGACGCGACTGAACGAGGCGATCGCCGCGCGCAGCGCCGCGGCGGGGCACCTGCACCTGGACCTGCGCGTCACCTGTGGCGACCTCGGTCGGCGCGAGCTCGTGGGGGTGGACGGGATCCACCTGTCCGCGCTGAGCCACCGGCGGGTCGCGGCCGGGTACGCGCGGATGCTGCACGCCGAGGGGATCGTGGACACTGCCGCGCGGGACGCCGTCGTCGCACTGGCGGGGGAGGGGGATCGACCGGGGGCGGGTGTCACGCGCCGGGACCAGGCCGCGTGGGTGATGACCCGGGGAGCCTCCTACGCGGCGCGACGCCTCACGGGCCTCACGCGGCGCGCCGAGGCGCCCGGGATCGCGTCAGCAGCCGCCACCCCACCCCCAGCGCCAGCACCCCGAGGCCGACCAGCGACCCACTGA
- a CDS encoding AAA family ATPase, giving the protein MTDPTPAPAAADAPASVEEIAEAGAAVLAEVRTAVVGMPALDTALATVLAGGHLLLEDVPGTGKTLAARSLAAALGLDFARLQCTPDLLPADVTGSQVYDPATTSFDFRPGPVFTGLLLADEINRTPPKTQSALLEAMAERQVTVEGTTHRLARPFHVMATSNPVEHEGTYPLPEAQLDRFMTRLDVGYLAAEQETQMLQRRLARHAEETSVSRVIDADGLRRLQAGVENLHVDADVLRYCVDLVAATRQAREVQVGASPRGSQALVLLARARAAMSGRDYTTPEDVKSIAIPALAHRLVLTPQAWAAGVLPTTVIGELLSRVPTPSTTAAATATAAG; this is encoded by the coding sequence ATGACCGACCCCACCCCTGCACCCGCCGCTGCGGACGCCCCCGCGTCCGTCGAGGAGATCGCCGAGGCCGGCGCCGCCGTGCTCGCCGAGGTGCGCACCGCCGTGGTGGGCATGCCCGCACTGGACACCGCCCTGGCGACGGTGCTCGCGGGTGGCCACCTGCTCCTGGAGGACGTGCCCGGGACCGGCAAGACGCTCGCGGCCCGCAGCCTCGCCGCGGCCCTGGGCCTGGACTTCGCCCGGCTGCAGTGCACCCCCGACCTGCTGCCCGCCGATGTGACGGGCTCCCAGGTGTACGACCCGGCCACCACGTCCTTCGACTTCCGCCCCGGACCGGTCTTCACGGGCCTGCTGCTCGCCGACGAGATCAACCGGACACCGCCCAAGACGCAGTCGGCGCTGCTGGAGGCCATGGCCGAGCGCCAGGTGACGGTGGAAGGGACCACGCACCGGCTCGCGCGCCCCTTCCACGTGATGGCGACGTCCAACCCGGTGGAGCACGAGGGCACCTACCCCCTGCCCGAGGCCCAGCTCGACCGGTTCATGACCCGCCTGGACGTGGGCTACCTCGCAGCGGAGCAGGAGACCCAGATGCTGCAGCGCCGGCTCGCCCGGCACGCCGAGGAGACCAGCGTGTCCCGCGTGATCGACGCCGACGGCCTGCGGCGGCTGCAGGCCGGGGTCGAGAACCTGCACGTGGATGCGGACGTGTTGCGCTACTGCGTGGACCTGGTCGCGGCCACCCGGCAGGCACGCGAGGTGCAGGTCGGCGCCTCCCCTCGCGGCTCCCAGGCCCTGGTGCTGCTCGCGCGGGCACGTGCCGCGATGTCCGGGCGGGACTACACCACGCCGGAGGACGTCAAGTCGATCGCGATCCCGGCGTTGGCGCACCGCCTCGTGCTCACCCCGCAGGCGTGGGCCGCGGGCGTGCTGCCGACCACAGTGATCGGCGAGCTGCTCTCCCGCGTCCCCACGCCCAGCACCACCGCGGCCGCGACCGCGACAGCCGCGGGCTGA
- a CDS encoding DUF58 domain-containing protein — protein sequence MSAWYTTGRGASLTLVGLAAAVLGVVLARWDLATLGALALAVVLAARALPGRTVPLAPTTTADPARTGDAAAHTDVEAPTAAAADADADRRPAPTITLGGSTGGRHVGLLRLPGPTRVRVTVAGYRPAAALLAPGEVRLSFRSVHTGVLPTFRVDYAEVASGLRERGPATLKAPPLIVQPRVLPLDELPLPGQLLGLTGEHTSRRRGEGEDLRDIATYAPGDRLRSIDWRVTARRGTTDPRLPTQLYVRRTHAMAEAVVMLVLDSRDDVSPDISSWAGGTETVPHKVTSIDVARTAVASLASAYIGQGDRVGLADLATRRRAVTPGAGPRHLARLRFALALAKPEGEPARLFRAPQITSGALVVLVSTLLDDGAASAAADWAALGHRVVVIDVLPELSMRGLTKPEMVAARVVLAERETRVSVLERSGIPVVAWRRASTSTGAAEQLRALSRVPA from the coding sequence ATGAGCGCCTGGTACACCACCGGCCGCGGGGCGTCGCTGACGCTCGTCGGCCTGGCCGCTGCCGTGCTGGGGGTCGTGCTCGCCCGGTGGGACCTCGCGACCCTCGGGGCGCTCGCCCTCGCGGTGGTCCTCGCAGCCCGCGCCCTGCCCGGCCGCACCGTGCCGCTCGCGCCGACCACCACCGCAGACCCTGCGAGGACAGGCGACGCGGCCGCTCACACCGACGTTGAGGCCCCGACCGCCGCCGCCGCCGACGCCGACGCCGATCGTCGCCCGGCACCGACGATCACGCTCGGCGGCTCCACCGGGGGCCGCCACGTGGGCCTGCTCCGGCTGCCCGGGCCCACCCGGGTGCGGGTGACCGTTGCCGGGTACCGGCCCGCGGCCGCGCTGCTCGCCCCGGGCGAGGTGCGGCTCTCCTTCCGCTCGGTCCACACCGGGGTGCTCCCCACGTTCCGGGTGGACTACGCCGAGGTGGCCTCCGGGCTGCGGGAACGCGGACCGGCCACTCTGAAGGCTCCCCCGTTGATCGTGCAGCCCCGGGTGCTGCCGCTGGACGAGCTCCCGCTGCCGGGCCAGTTGCTCGGCCTGACCGGGGAGCACACCTCCCGCCGCCGCGGGGAGGGCGAGGACCTGCGCGATATCGCCACCTACGCCCCCGGTGACCGCCTGCGCAGCATCGACTGGCGCGTCACCGCGCGTCGCGGCACCACGGACCCGCGGCTGCCCACGCAGTTGTACGTGCGCCGCACTCACGCCATGGCCGAGGCCGTGGTGATGCTCGTGCTGGACTCGCGCGATGACGTCTCCCCCGACATCTCCTCCTGGGCGGGGGGCACTGAGACAGTGCCACACAAGGTGACCTCGATCGATGTGGCGCGCACCGCCGTCGCCTCCCTCGCCTCCGCCTACATCGGCCAGGGCGACCGGGTGGGGCTGGCGGACCTGGCCACACGGCGGCGAGCCGTCACCCCCGGCGCGGGCCCGCGGCACCTCGCGCGGCTGCGGTTCGCCCTCGCCCTGGCCAAGCCCGAGGGTGAGCCGGCGAGACTCTTCCGGGCGCCGCAGATCACCTCCGGCGCGCTCGTGGTGCTGGTCAGCACCCTGCTGGACGACGGCGCAGCCTCCGCGGCCGCGGACTGGGCCGCCCTGGGCCACCGCGTGGTGGTGATCGACGTCCTTCCCGAGCTGTCCATGCGCGGCCTGACCAAGCCCGAGATGGTGGCTGCGCGAGTCGTGCTCGCCGAGCGCGAGACCCGCGTCAGCGTGCTGGAACGCTCCGGGATCCCCGTGGTTGCCTGGCGTCGTGCCTCGACGTCGACCGGTGCCGCCGAGCAACTCCGAGCCCTCTCCCGGGTGCCGGCATGA